Below is a genomic region from Bacteroidota bacterium.
CGTTTGTAATGACTTTTATATCCAACGTCAGAACCAAAAAGCCGGTCGAGCTGCTCCTGCGATGGCTGTGAATACAAATACTTTGTTTCGTGACCCGATTCGAGTTTATGATCGGGACCAACACCGCTTTGTCTTCTAACCCTGCCTGTATTATCGGGTTCAAATTCAGTCATTGAGAACGGGTAGAGCTGCGCATCGGGAACAAAACTTTGCTGAGCCACTTTGTCCGGGTTATTTACAGAATAGTATTTGGATGCCCCACTGGTATTTAACATGGACTTAACGTTCGTGGAGCAGGATCCCGGATCTACATCAAAATCGTTGTTCCGGTATGAAGTAGTGCCGGTAGCTCCTGATGGAAGGTTGAATCCCGCATAATATTTAAGACGGGGATCGAAAGCAGGCGTAGGTAATACACTAACGGCTCCCCTGCCCTGGTAATCGTAAATAGTTTCACCAACAATGGCCTGGTTATCCGAATTTATTTTTGTTACATCCTGGCGATCACGCAGGCTACCGTCAAAATAACTAATGTTTGTTTTTTTCTTACCCTGCTCAGCGAAACTGGCATTGTACACCCAATTTTTACTGTCATCGTGAGCTGTTACGACCTGGTAATAGTTAGCAAAAGTATTAACCGGCCTTGAACCATCCGCAACGCTCCAGGTCCCATTAATTTTTTTATCGAACGCGGCTAAAAAGAGTCATCTTTCAAATAAGATTTTGAGTTGTTTTTATCCTGCTAAAATTGGCAGTGAAAAGCAGGTGTAATCAGAGGGTCGGTTCCCAGAATTTTAGAAGCTTAAATCACGAAATAATTATTGACGTAATATTACTTCACCAGTGTTATATTTCCCTTCTTCGAAATTGCTGACCCGTCAACCAAAGTTCCATTGAGATAATAAATATACACGCCATTGCTACACGATTGGCCTCTATATGTACCATCCCATCCATAAGATTGATGTGCCGTTTCAAATACCTTTTCACCCCAACGATTAAATATTGAAAAATCGAGAGACAGGATACAATGTCCCCTTACATAACAAACATCATTTTCACCATCGCCATTCGGAGAAAAAGCTGTTGGAACAAATAGTTCCCCGCAATTTATTTTAACCTTAACATCATCTGTAGCCGTGCATCCATTGGTATCGGTAACAATTACCGTATAAATTGTTGTTTGTGAAGGAGTGGCGAAAGGACTTTGACAATCGGTACAACTTAATCCATCTGATGGGGACCAACTATATGTTCCTCCACCTGCGGCATTTAATTGTGTTGATGAACCAAAATTAATCGTTGCATCTATACCGGCATTTGCAGTTCCAGCCTTTGAAATAACAGAAGCTGTTGCGGCTTGTTTACATCCATTAACATCTGTAACGATCACGTTATAGGTACCTGCATTAAGACCTGAAGCCATTGAAGTTGTTTGACCATCGCTCCATAAAAAAGTATAAGGAGGGCTGCCACTTCCCATATTGACATTAGCAATTCCATTAGCAGTATCACAGTCGGTACTTGATGACGTTATTAAAAGATTAAGATTAGCATTTGTAGAAACCGGAACGGACTGAATAAATGTATCGCTACCGCATGGATAATTTAAAATTAAAGTGACATTAAATATTCCTCCATTGGAAAAAACATGAGTTGGATTAATAATCGATGAAGTATCATTTACTCCGGAATTGGGGTCTCCAAAATTCCATAATACAGAAGTAATGTTATTGAGAGAACCTATACAATTGGAAACGTTTAAGGTTGGGGCAGTGAAACTAACATTAAGACAATTCGATGAATCTGTAAAAGGAGGGGAAGGTGTTTTAAAATAATTGGAAACGTAATTCGGAAGTCCCAAACTACTCATTTTGCCACCCAAAAAAAATCCATTATTAATATAGTTGCATCCTATACCAAAATTATTCGGGTTATTAATAACTCCCAGCCACTGTTGTTTATGCTTTGCAACATAAATTTTTTTATCAGGAGCTAACTGAAGGGATCCTGTAATTTCTGATACGTTAGCGATTAAAACTGCTGAATTTGCTATTGCTGAATCGGAACCGGCACAAAGATCAATTTGGTAAATTTTTCCATAAAAATTATTCGCTATACTGCAATACAATTTTGTACGATCCGGCGAAAATTCAACTCCATACGCACCTCCATAAACTGAGATTGGTGTCAATGCCGGAAAAATAATTGCATTAGATATAATTCCTGTCGAATTATTAAAGTCAAACAATTCAAAACGATTGATACTGAAACTACTTGCACAAGCCAGTTTTTTTCCATCAGAAGAAGCTTTTAATTGTCCGATGGCTGTACGACCGGAACCAATATCTCCAGGAATAATAATCCCTGCATTACTCTTGACAGCTACTGTATCTATACCTGAAGATGTTATTAAATATGTTCGAAATCCATTCGTGTTTAATTCATGGGTAACTACCCAAACATCCCGGTTATTGCAATGTTGTACTCCTGCAATTTTTTCACATGTAGGAACATAAAGAGGAATATTTTTTTGTGAAATTACAACATCGCCCAACCCACCATCAAGTTTCATATCAATTTTGGAATATCGCAAACCGGCAGATCTTACTTGTGGAGCTGCAGTAAATATATAATAATATCTGGTACTGCCCGGCTGCCTGACAATTAAGGTCTGTGTTGTAGTAAAGCTACCATAGAGACCGATTCCATTTGGCATCTGGATGTGATTCTTATTGTAGACTTTTTCTCCATTCGTATAAAAAAGCAGATTTCCAACAGGGTCTGAAATGGAAGCAGTTCCTTCGTCTGTATATATCATACCATTTGTAAGAGCAATCGGACCTCCAGAATTAAAGTCTAATCCAGCGCCTTCTCCAAAATACCAAATATTGGGTTCCCTTTGCGCAACAACATTATTTATTTGCGGCGAAAAGTAAAAGGCAATAACAAACAAAATTTCTTTATACTTTACCATATTTGATACTATTGGGAAGCTTACAATATACCAATCTAAGGTAGTCAAAACTTGACATTCGCTTAAGCATAAAAAAAGGCAAAACGAAGAAAACTATCCTCGTTTCGCCTTAAGTAAATTACACTTATATTTTATCAGAGGCCTCTCC
It encodes:
- a CDS encoding gliding motility-associated C-terminal domain-containing protein, with translation MVKYKEILFVIAFYFSPQINNVVAQREPNIWYFGEGAGLDFNSGGPIALTNGMIYTDEGTASISDPVGNLLFYTNGEKVYNKNHIQMPNGIGLYGSFTTTQTLIVRQPGSTRYYYIFTAAPQVRSAGLRYSKIDMKLDGGLGDVVISQKNIPLYVPTCEKIAGVQHCNNRDVWVVTHELNTNGFRTYLITSSGIDTVAVKSNAGIIIPGDIGSGRTAIGQLKASSDGKKLACASSFSINRFELFDFNNSTGIISNAIIFPALTPISVYGGAYGVEFSPDRTKLYCSIANNFYGKIYQIDLCAGSDSAIANSAVLIANVSEITGSLQLAPDKKIYVAKHKQQWLGVINNPNNFGIGCNYINNGFFLGGKMSSLGLPNYVSNYFKTPSPPFTDSSNCLNVSFTAPTLNVSNCIGSLNNITSVLWNFGDPNSGVNDTSSIINPTHVFSNGGIFNVTLILNYPCGSDTFIQSVPVSTNANLNLLITSSSTDCDTANGIANVNMGSGSPPYTFLWSDGQTTSMASGLNAGTYNVIVTDVNGCKQAATASVISKAGTANAGIDATINFGSSTQLNAAGGGTYSWSPSDGLSCTDCQSPFATPSQTTIYTVIVTDTNGCTATDDVKVKINCGELFVPTAFSPNGDGENDVCYVRGHCILSLDFSIFNRWGEKVFETAHQSYGWDGTYRGQSCSNGVYIYYLNGTLVDGSAISKKGNITLVK